From the Aquarana catesbeiana isolate 2022-GZ linkage group LG10, ASM4218655v1, whole genome shotgun sequence genome, the window TATAAGGTGGAATGGAAATGCATATTGCATGTTGGGTCGCATCCAGCGTGCCTATGCAATATGTATGTGGAACCAGGTATTACTTATTATGGGCCAATAATGTCTATATGTTAATCAATGGGAACCAGTGGGGGatgggggaagggaaagaaaattaAAGGGGGAATGGATATAAGGATGGGGAGCTAACATGTAAATGTGaaaaaggggttggggggggggtgtggagggatgagtgtgggaagagggagagggaaaagATTATATGTGGACAAATCAGTGAAAGGggatgaaaaaatttaaaaatgaccaAGTGTGTGGATGAAGAAGTGAAAGAGCTGAAAGttgaaaatgaataattaaaaagtgTGTGTGAATGAAGGGTGAGTGGGCTAACAAACAGTGAATGATGAAATGTGAATATGAAAatccctttaaacccgagcacatatgaattacacaggttctgaggctaatttaatgcagataaggcaccaagtgagtttaattaccaccttaatcagccccaGAACGTATGTacttaatatgtgttcggttttaaagggatgaggtggcaaccctataacaGACAGAGGTGCCTCTGTCACAGGATTTCAGATACACACTCAAAACGCTATGAGCTGCTGCTGTTAACTGATTAGAACACTTCCCTATTAGTCTCTGCTTCTGGCCTGGGTGAAGTACAGCAGCTCCTGTGTGTATAAAGTTATGTGGCTTTGTTCTCAGTTTACTTCGTGGAAACTCCCCATTATATAACTTCACAGCCCCCCAATCAGGGTTTCTGACCCAGCAGGCAGGTACCTGTACCTGTCTGTAACCAACTAACTCTGTGGCAAATATTAAGCAAAAGCTATTTTAAAATACAGACAGTAGAGAGCAGCAGATCCCTACAGAAGTGTCCACAACTGATTAAAGAACTTGGCTTTGTTAATCCCTCTTGCTTGTAGCTCATCAGCATGAGATAACACAAGGCACTGTTCAGTCCTCACTTTCTCTCACTTAACTCAATGCAAACTCAAACACACATATCGTACATTACAGGGACGTTGCAAAGATCAGAATCATGTGGCAAGAGCTCGTATGAGGTTtcaatccttaaagtggagttccactcacttttacaactcttcagcatccctcactaaactgtgcactgtaagcaaattggatattttttatttttttttctcagcacctactctatatctgctgtattcatttttcacttcctcctccctggccgtggcccatcgcatcatttcctgtttgcaatgccttctgggaaggggcagcaacttcctctgccattgctatggaaacctgacctaaaacccattacactgcttgtgctgcactgagcatgtgcgagatctgcaaggatgagatccaggaagaaatacagtctggcttcagatgcccacacttaagatggccacggcctgctgtaagtttataaaataacaaactactgctataaactaacaaaacagaccttagtttacagattaactttactagaatacattaagcttgtgtattataggggtatattttttttaaaaagtataatttcggccagaacaccactttaaagctgaatggGCCCAATTACAGTTTTTTTCCTGAATGAATTTAGCAGTTTATAGATTCactgtatgttattattattattattcaggaattaaatagtaccaacagtttgctcagcactttacaaaaCATAGACAGTATAGTTATAATATAGTTAATGATAAGAATATTTAAAAGGCCCTTGAGGGCTTATTATTTTTCACGTGTTCTTTCATTAATGTAATTTTATTTGTGTTCTTATAATATTATTCCAGTTATATTATTGGAGGTGACAGGAAAGAAATTCCCAGTGGGTTCTGCTTTCAAGATAAATTCTCTAAATATTCAGCGGTTCTCATTAGGTAGGTGCAGGCTAAGTGTACGTGTGACATTGGCTTTCAAGATGCAGAATGTCATagcacaaaataataataataatagtaataataatgaaataaagtaTAGTTATTGTAGTCTACAGACCTTTCATCCGGGCTATTTTCTGTAGTTTTTATTATCTTGTTATATCTCCATAACTCTTGTTTTTGGGGGCATGTTATACACAACCATTTTATGAAATGCTAAGGTATGTTGCttattattttattgctttttatatAACATTTCTAATAACATTATTTGTCACATGTACTTTGTTATactgaaaccagcaccagcagcgTCCGGCAGAAGAAAATTTTCATTGCAGACAAAAACATGTCAGACCCTTGGTCATTCTGTAACAATAGGatatacactttattgtcaaaagtattgggacacctgcctttacatgcacatgaatgagTAGCAGAAGCaggtaccggagcagtattctcaccaaccggggacggtgaagaatctagAAACTTCATCAGGCGTCAAGGGACCCAGCCAGGCGGAGGtgacgtttgcagagcagccttgtgtatcaagccagggaccgggcaggccagtggggtgaagcttgaggagtatcttgagtgccaagctagggacccagcagagaggcgggggtgttgcttgaggaagatactaccgtgacgactcaagggattcagtggcagtggatcatctagtctagtgagagactgggagctcagtgggctgaagaactacaagaagtgatggTAGTGGAAACGAAGGAACTGTTATAGTTtgggttaggaactgttaaagactgttgccataggagacagcattctttcacatgcagatgtggcatcttgctggatgcctttccctgcatggctttcctcctgttgaagtctcggagtctgccaattaatcttgtaACTACCTATGGGTGTCCAAGCCCTAactctctctcccaaagttctgtaaaaataaaatctattttgcattcaagaagtgtctggcgcccaatgaatctaaTTGCTTTGCACCCACCAtgtctcacaacccaccacatacagaaggatgtcagctatctctggccctggaggttctcattagaccaaaggaggcctgggaccttgctacatgtgtCTTTGGGATAGGAGCACCTATTGAATGTACAAGGGTCACATAGAGATGGGGAATAAATAGGAGAAGTAGAGGAGTGGATGATGAACTTTCAACTGATAAAGGCTTTGAGATGTTGACAAATGGGGGAAATTTACTTTAGCCAACAATTTGGACTGGCTCCTGTGCTGCCTGCCAGTAAAAAATGATTTTGTTATATCAGATAATACTACATCATCTACCAGAGAGTTTTATTGAAATACATCCTTTAATGAGtgactttttttgttttagatgaCCTTTACTGCAGTGCAACCGTACGAGAACCAGACAATGGTGACAAATATTTTATTGTTGAATTTTTCCAATGATCGGTTCTTCATCATCACCTTTTGGTTATCCCTCATTTATTGTACTATCCTGACTGGCAATTTCTGCATTTTCATCATCATTAGGGTTGAAGCACATCTGCACACACCAATGTACTTTTTTCTTAGTAATCTCTCTGTGTTGGACATTTGTTACGCCTCCACCACTCTCCCAATCATAATATTCAATTGCGCTACAGGCAACAAAAGGATTTCCTTTGTCAATTGTATTGCACAGTTGTATCTGTTTGTCTCTCTAGGTGGGGCTGAGTGTATTCTATTGGCTGTGATGGCGTATGACCGTTATGTTGCCATATGCAACCCGTTACGCTATCCGGTGCTCTTGAGAATGAAACTTTGTGCCGGGCTTGCAGCTGCATCATGGCTGGGTGGGTTCCTCGATTCTATGCTTCATACGGTCATGGCTTCCAAGCTTAGATTCTGTAAATCGGAAGACagtataaatcattttttttgtgatGTTCCACCATTGGTACACGTGGCCTGTAACTCCACGAAGACCAGCAAAATATTAATGTATGTAGTCAGCGTGTTCCTTGGCTTTACCCCATTTCTTTATATTGTTATAACCTACTTCCACATCATCTCCACCATCATGAAGATCAAGTCTTCTGAAGGACGATCGAAGGCCTTTTCTACCTGCTCCTCCCATCTCATCATAGTCACAGCGTTTTACAGCACAGGTATCCTTAATTACATTGGACCAAGAGGTTACTCTGTTGAGCTGGAAAATTTAGCATCTCTCTTGTACAGCATTTTGACACCAGTCGTAAACCCAATAATTTACTGCCTGAGGAACAAAGAGGTCAAAGGGGCTTTGAGAAAACATTTCTGGAGATCTTATTTTATGACTGACTGATAACATtatatttatacactatattaccgaaagtattgggacgcctgcctttacacgcacatgaactttaatggcatcccagtcttagtccatagggttcaagattgagttgactcaccatttgcagctataacagcttcaactcttctgggaaggctgtccacaaggtttagcagtgtgtctatgggaatgtttgaccattcttccagaagcgcatttgtgaggtcaggcacggatgttggacgagaaggcttggctcgcagtctccactctaattcatcccaaaggtgttctgtcaggagttcaggactctgggcaggccagtcaagttcctccacctcaaactccctcatccatgtctttatggaccttgcgttgtgcactggtgcgcagtcaggtcggaacaggaagggaccatccccaaactgttcccacaaagttaggaatatgaaattgtccaaaatgtcttggtatgctgacaccttaagaattcccttcactggaactaaggggccaagcccaacccctgaaaaaacaacctcacaccataatccctcctccaccaaatgatttggaccagtgcacaaagaaaggtccataaagacacggatgagcgagtttcaGGTTGAGAAACTtgcttggcctgcacagagtcctgacttcaacctgatagaatagAAATGAAGGATAGGgtgtattggcgctacctaaaaaaaACCTATATTAATCAATATGTTTAAAAACTGGGATAGCCAATAAATTCGCACCACCTACTTGAAATTATAAATCTAAGGGGTGTGCAGTATGTACAAACTCCCTTATTCACAATATGGGTAATGCCACCAGACAAGTATTTTACCAATGCTCATATGTTCAATAAATTATGATAAAACCAAGTGTCGCACCACTTATTGGATCCTACTGTATCTGGGAATGAGACCAGAGACTAgattccatatagtgcatttactAGGAACCATATAGCAATACAGTGGTATAGATATAAGTATTACTATCCTAATATGATATGTTACGTTTAATTCAGCATAAATTGCAATTACATAGGCCTAAAACTACTCAATAACATAGGAGACAGCAGCGATTAGATTTGCAACAGATATTATgacagtcccatatattgatgttaGGTGGCTCATGcagattcccacaggtgactttggtgctgcaataaattgtcaggtgactctcgtgctccccctttggttgcctactcaccagctcccagacccCCAACAGGGGTATAACGCTTATGATGTGGTGCGCTGGGTTGCTTCCATCTAGTGGGTTCTTATGTTGTAGCCAGCTCCCCAAACCCCCCAGTGGGGTATTTCGTCTGTAGTGGGAAATAGATCCCCTTGCTGCCAGATATTGTAGTAGATATATCCTGTGCTTTTAAATCCTTGGCGATATTGCTTCCACTCATATATTCAGAAAAAAAGGGAGAGtttccatagcataataccgtatGGCCACTTTATTTAAAATTATAACTAGACCAGCCACGCTGATCTTataaagaaaatgttttaaaattgacaaaaacTATACTgagaaataaaaattataaagtctcaatcaaacaaaaattaaaaaaattaaaaaaataaagaaaaataaagaaaaataaaactgccAAATCCAGATACTGATTATAAATTTCTGTCCAGATGGAATAGGACAGCAATGATTGCCCAACAAAGTGCAAACTTAATTAAAAGCAAAGAGTCCCTCCAAACAAGCATATGGAGCACAAGGTATAAGGTTACCAGCTGCTAAGCAGCGTCCTCCTCTTTCCTTGCCTTAGAgtagactgacagagcgtgatgccgttgagAGTCCCTCCAAACAAGCATATGGAGCACAAGGTATAAGGTTACCAGCTGCTAagcagcgtcctcctctctccttGCCTTAGAgtagactgacagagcgtgatgccgttgtgcgcgcttcgtcacatgacgtcctcagcaacggtatcACACTCTTCACTCAGCTGAGTTTTATAGGAGGAGAGCGGTTTCATCTTAAGCCTGCCCCTCAGAATTCTGGGGCTTGTTTTCAGCATATTTCTTATTAATTCAGTTTGGAATTAATATAGGAGACTCATCTAATCAATTACATATTGAAGATTGAATATTAAATTACATATCATTAATTATGGAATTTCATGAAATCGCTCTCCATTAACACTGATACAAATCTCTTATTTCATACATGTTAAACGGAACCCCCCTGCTGGTTGGAAATAAAATTACAAGTGTATTAATCCAATATACAATATCTTTGGAGAGATGTTTTTAGACGATAATATATatagaataatttaaaaaatattttagcaaCCATCTAgaacaacctgatagaacacctttggaatgaattagagagaagactgcgagccaggccttttcgcccaacatcagtgcctgacctcacaaatgcgcttctggaagaatggtcaaacattcccatagacacactcctaaaccttgtggacagcctttccagaagagttgaagctgttatagctgcaaagggcgggccaactcaatattgaaccctacggactaagactgggatgccattaaagttcatgtcacGTGtacgtaaaggcaggcgtcccaatacttttggtaatatagtgtatatactgtattactCTGTATGTTAATTTTTAGCTCATGGAACCTGGAGCAATACGACGCGGCAAGGGGCTTTTGCGATGAAGAACAAATGTCCATTTCATTCCCCCTATCACTGACCCCCATCAAACCCTGTATCACCTACGCccaacacttaaaggggttgtaaaccttcgtgttttttcaccttaatgcatcctatacctggcagtgaccggccccccagttttacttacctgagccctagaacttgacccagcgaggacgtgctgtctctctgcctggggttctcgcttcttgattggatagattgatagcagcgcagccattggctcccactgctgtcaatcaaatccaatgatgtgggcgccgggggggcggggccaattcatacattcggcggctatggacgccgaatgctggactcgggagcgcgcccgcaaggtaactacctcgggagagcacttctcttagggggttatctgatgtggggagtagccatgagagccgccgggggaccccagaagacgaggatcggggccattctgtgcaaaacaagctgcacagtggaggtaagtataatatgtttgctatttaaaaaaaagaacccttacaatcactttaacttaatCCATTCACCTTACCATAACACTTCAAGAAACTCTGTCGctgagatattaaaaaaaaaagtcaaaaagtgcAACCAGCCAAAGGAGAAGGTTTATACTCTTCTATTCTGTAATCTACAACCACCTGAAACATATTCACTTTCAGGTGTGTCAGATGCCTAGTCCCCAATGCTCTGGGGTTCCTCACACTAACCCCTACACCaatacaggacacagtagtgacaaaagggtcagcaaaaaaacaaaaagaaaacaaacagcGTGTGATGGAGGGTGCAGAAAATTAGAGATATACGAGGCTGCCATGACAGCCCCATGCCAAGAAATACCATCACAAAATTAGCAGCCCAAAAAATGAATGGTCATAATAACTTATAAGTTATTGTCATACGAGAAGCATGTAGAATTTTATTGTATCCATACCCACATGTGAGCAGCATCACCAGCCTGTCCATTTATCCAATGTCTACAGCTACCAGTAGACTTTAAAGGGCGGTCTAAGGTACATGCACATTTCAATAGCCTTTAGGGCAACAAATCCTCCAGAGcacctctaaagcctcgtacatacgatcggattgttggACAACAAAACcgttgacttttgtccgaagggtgttggcccaaacctgtcttgcatacaaacagcaaaagAAATTGTCGGCCAAGtatgagctccttctgctaatttcgtgttaatagaagtttggtgaatgttgattcgcgcttttcatttcacacttttcattttgcgcttttcagttcatttctgaacggccgttcatcaaccagacatgttgcggaattggaggagacaacgtgttatttattattggccttggagttattgctttgacattatttttttggttgaaaaataatgatttgatttggtatattttctatatttttggatacatagaatgcactttttggttaagttctaagatagcatgtataattttatttgtttttagttttttaatgcacaataaaaaaattgtgtagaataatacttggctgtgtgtttttcttcaaatgacagtttgggagtcggcagttacagttaaaaaatacaatttaaaattaacaagggacaccaacatagttgtatctttgctcttaaaaactacgggataatggtgttgtggtaacttgcccccccccccaaaaaaaaaaaaaaacaaaacataataatattattcttgatataactagaaaaaaaaaagcctttgaaaattagtttgcaataactccatcagtatcaccaccaaagcagcttcattattatcccattaaagaagaagagaattgtgcgctgcatttagaaatttcataatttgccgcgtcacgaatgttaattctccattacgaacgctaatttacaagaccgaccgcttccggctcgtccttgcttccgagcatgcgtgtttgtactttggacttttgtccgatggacttgtgtacacacacttggaaaatccgacagcagacatttgtctgcggaaaatctgaaaacctgccatccaacatttgtccgcggaaaatccgacaattgtccgatggagcgtacacacggtcagatttacctCCAACAGCCTGtcgtcacacatttcccgtcggaaagtctgatcgtgtgtacgaggctatagaCTTGCTAGTCCATCCTGCTGACATGGCTGTTTAAGTCCAGGtagaagccctggttcacattaatgctactttgaaatcgtgctactttacTTGAAGTAGCAagatttcaaagtagcaggtcagtgcgattttaggtgctacttgaaaGACATCTTTGCGGCTTCATGcaaagatgtctattgaagtcgcacctgaaattggcataagtagtgcaggaactacttttgtaaATCGGTGTGGCGACGAAAATTTGGCATTGCATGATTGAAACGGTGCCATTGCCGGGATTAGGCTGCAACTTGTCAAGTGATTTGAGGAGAAGACAGGAAGTGGAAGATTTTGACAAACAGCTGTGGGGTGCTGACAaggtctaaggctccattcacactagcgcgttttttgatgcattttgcattttgcagaaatgcatgggaattttttaacatgggttcctatggaacatgttcacatcaatgcctttttgtatctctgcatttttggaaagggtcaggaactttttttcatgcaaaatgcagcgttttgcatgtaatagaattcaatggaaaagcatcaaaaacgcaagtgcaccgtttttgcagcgtttttgatgcgtttttgccgtttttttttttttttttttaattatttttagactgtaaaaaaaaactgtaaaaaaaaaaaaaaaaaaaacgcaaaacgccgcaaaaacgcggcaaaaacggcgcaaaaacgctacaaaaacgctgctcaaaaacgtggcaagcatgaaaaaaaaaactccaaaaacgctcaaaagcaacatgcataggtgtgaatcgagcctaatagcCAATATTTCTTTGAATTAGGAACAGGTGAGTTTTAAATTGGGAGAAGGGCTGGGGAGGAGGTGGACTACaatataaggctccatgcacactagcgtttgtATTAAGCTAAAAaacgctggtaatagctttttctagtagcattttagcagcatttaggagTGTTTATGAGCCTTAGTGTTTTATTATCTttttgcaaaaggaaaaaaaaaaaggtcaaaaaaggGTATTAGTAGCGATTAGGAGGGTTTAGCAGCGTTTAGGAGTGTTTCTgttggaaaaacgctccaagaaactctacaaaaaaaaaaaaaaaaatttctgctcctagacgctgaagctgaaaaaacgctaatagcctaaagtagtgtgcatggacacattgaataacactatttagcttctaagagcagaaaaaaatgctaataacagcttctaggagttTAAAAACAcgccttataccgcgtacacacgagcggactttccggcagaaaaggtccgacggaccaaaaaacgacgcaagggcagctatttgctactagctattgaacctccctattctagtccggtcgtacgtcatcatcttctaaacgatcggactttggtgggatcatgtgtaggtAAGTCagtttcccccacaaatagagttttcttctggtggtatttgatcacctctgcagttttgatattttttgcgctacaaacaaaaaaagttggaaaaagaaaacccactattttttactttctgctataaaacattcccaacaaaaaaatgtaaaaaaatcaaatttcttcatcaatttaggccaatatgtattatgctacatatttttggttaaaaaaaaatcccaataagcgtattttgattggtttgcgcaaaagttatgacagctacaaactgtgggatatatttatggcatttttatttattttttttttactagtacagtaatggcggagatcagcgatttttagcgggactgcgacattgtggcagacaaatcggacactaagtgacacttttttgggaaccagtgacattattacagtgatcagtgctaaaaatatgcactgttactgtactaatgacactggctgggaaggggttaacaccaggggcgatcaaaaggttaagtgtgttcctaggtggtgcttgctaactgtgtggggaatggtctgactgggggaacacagagatctgtcttcctgcttagcaggaatagaagctctctgtgtcctcccctgacagaacggcgatctgcctcgtttacatagacagatcgttgtactgcctctctggggaacgttTGCGTgtagccggcggacatcgggtccaccggacctgctaattggctccccctctgtccaatgggCGCGCGAAGCGCCACCAGAGTGTCTAGCCCCAGTATTTATAGCACAGAATGACGTACAGATACGTGATTTCACGCAACAGAgatgccctgccacagtatatatgtggtAGGTGGTCTTTAATTGGTTAAGCTAACAAAACGCTGGAAAATCACTGATTGGAGGGGTAGTTTGGTCAGGCGAGAGATTTCCAGGCAGGAGACACGCTGGATTTTTGATCTCAAATCTTACAACCAGCTCAGCATAAATGTGGAATGGAACGTAAATTGCTTCTTGAACAATGGGTGATTAATCTttatcagtattttttatttaaatttttcttctACCTAATGTTTTGTGGTCATCAAATTTTATGATATATTATATGTCCATGAATATTAGTATTGTG encodes:
- the LOC141111451 gene encoding olfactory receptor 5V1-like is translated as MTFTAVQPYENQTMVTNILLLNFSNDRFFIITFWLSLIYCTILTGNFCIFIIIRVEAHLHTPMYFFLSNLSVLDICYASTTLPIIIFNCATGNKRISFVNCIAQLYLFVSLGGAECILLAVMAYDRYVAICNPLRYPVLLRMKLCAGLAAASWLGGFLDSMLHTVMASKLRFCKSEDSINHFFCDVPPLVHVACNSTKTSKILMYVVSVFLGFTPFLYIVITYFHIISTIMKIKSSEGRSKAFSTCSSHLIIVTAFYSTGILNYIGPRGYSVELENLASLLYSILTPVVNPIIYCLRNKEVKGALRKHFWRSYFMTD